From Candidatus Zixiibacteriota bacterium, one genomic window encodes:
- a CDS encoding class I SAM-dependent methyltransferase — MAQWDNYFADEDDISRIPQVEVCEFAADLEKCIDTRPLRIWDLCCGAGRHTIALARIGHEVYASDGSVKGIDLTRLWLQKAGHSAETAVAEMTVCPWKEISFHGVICWDSLHHNTIDNIRKTVEEIRLHTVPNGMFMANVISVRSMGHHDTGREIEPHTFVNDDGHEAGIPHHFFDENRLRNLLEKWEILVLAEQVVSYKERSQNTPRVNPFSYSFWGFVVRNLA; from the coding sequence ATGGCTCAATGGGATAATTACTTCGCGGATGAGGATGATATATCCCGAATCCCTCAGGTGGAAGTCTGCGAGTTTGCCGCTGACCTGGAGAAGTGTATCGACACGCGTCCGTTGCGTATCTGGGATCTATGTTGTGGAGCCGGTCGCCATACAATCGCGTTGGCTCGTATCGGTCATGAAGTCTATGCAAGCGATGGTTCCGTCAAGGGAATCGATCTCACACGCCTGTGGCTACAGAAGGCAGGACACTCAGCAGAGACTGCTGTCGCAGAAATGACGGTTTGCCCGTGGAAGGAGATTTCGTTCCATGGTGTTATATGCTGGGATTCATTGCACCATAACACGATTGACAACATCAGGAAAACTGTCGAGGAAATCCGCCTTCATACGGTTCCGAACGGCATGTTCATGGCGAATGTGATATCAGTAAGGTCGATGGGTCATCACGACACCGGGCGCGAAATCGAACCACACACCTTTGTCAATGACGACGGGCATGAAGCCGGCATACCACACCACTTCTTCGACGAGAATCGTCTGCGGAACCTGCTTGAAAAGTGGGAAATCCTTGTCCTTGCCGAACAGGTGGTTTCCTACAAAGAGAGATCGCAGAACACGCCAAGGGTCAATCCGTTCTCGTATTCATTTTGGGGTTTCGTTGTGAGAAATCTGGCCTAA
- a CDS encoding alpha/beta fold hydrolase: MRGKGFIATLLVLLITMSGTVMPAEQSPTDIKGDWLGALKVAGMELRLVIKIKTTDQDSLTATMDSPDQGATDIPIDKVTFSGDTLQFEAAALMISYIGTIDSTRSTITGMFTQYEQKLPLTLERTEQAPEVKRPQEPKPPFPYDEEEVRYEGTESGVSLAGTLTLPPSEEPVPAVLLITGSGLQDRNETIMGHKPFLVLADYLTRQGIAVLRVDDRGVFESKGDISAATTEDFANDALSGVRFLKTRPEIDTAKIGLIGHSEGGLIAPMLATQNVGVAFIVMMAGPGLPGEQILYEQGRLVLEAEGADENVLIQQRLLQEKIFHLIKENPGGAELEEKLRELLNEEVQNLSEEERGVLNLSEEAMDVQVKSVSSPWFQFFLTYDPGPTLKEVRCPVLAVIGEKDLQVPPKENLRAIKEALAAGGNQQFIVREMPRLNHLFQTAETGAVSEYSKIEETLSPDFLKLVGDWIIEQTK; this comes from the coding sequence ATGAGAGGGAAAGGATTCATTGCAACATTGCTGGTGCTGCTAATTACCATGAGCGGCACAGTAATGCCAGCAGAACAAAGTCCAACCGATATCAAGGGTGACTGGCTAGGCGCGCTGAAGGTGGCTGGCATGGAATTACGGCTGGTAATCAAAATCAAAACCACTGACCAGGACAGCTTGACTGCCACGATGGACAGTCCGGACCAGGGAGCTACCGATATTCCCATTGACAAGGTGACCTTCTCGGGCGACACGCTGCAATTCGAGGCTGCAGCCCTGATGATATCTTACATCGGGACAATAGACTCAACCCGATCCACCATCACCGGTATGTTTACACAGTATGAACAGAAACTGCCGCTGACCCTCGAGCGTACTGAACAAGCGCCGGAGGTCAAACGACCACAGGAACCAAAACCTCCCTTTCCGTATGACGAAGAGGAGGTCCGCTACGAAGGCACCGAATCAGGGGTATCACTAGCCGGAACCCTGACCCTGCCGCCATCGGAGGAGCCGGTGCCGGCGGTGTTGCTTATCACCGGTTCTGGACTACAGGATCGAAACGAAACCATCATGGGCCACAAACCATTCCTGGTGCTGGCCGACTATCTGACCCGGCAGGGTATTGCCGTCCTGCGTGTGGATGATCGCGGCGTATTCGAGTCAAAGGGTGACATCTCTGCAGCTACCACCGAGGACTTCGCCAACGATGCATTGTCCGGGGTACGGTTTCTCAAGACCCGACCAGAGATAGATACTGCGAAGATCGGCTTGATTGGCCATAGCGAGGGTGGACTTATCGCTCCCATGCTGGCGACGCAGAATGTCGGAGTGGCGTTCATCGTGATGATGGCCGGACCGGGGCTGCCCGGCGAACAGATTCTCTACGAACAGGGCCGACTAGTACTGGAAGCAGAAGGCGCCGATGAGAACGTGCTCATCCAACAACGTCTACTGCAAGAGAAGATATTCCACTTGATTAAGGAAAATCCTGGCGGCGCAGAACTGGAAGAGAAGCTGCGAGAACTCCTGAACGAGGAGGTTCAGAACCTTTCCGAGGAAGAAAGGGGGGTACTCAACCTCTCCGAGGAGGCTATGGATGTACAGGTAAAATCGGTATCGTCGCCGTGGTTTCAGTTCTTTCTGACTTATGACCCAGGTCCGACCCTGAAAGAAGTTCGCTGTCCGGTGTTGGCCGTAATCGGCGAGAAGGACTTACAGGTGCCGCCAAAGGAAAACCTGCGGGCAATCAAGGAAGCTCTGGCCGCCGGTGGGAATCAACAGTTCATCGTCAGGGAAATGCCGAGATTGAACCATCTGTTCCAGACTGCCGAGACAGGTGCAGTCTCGGAATATTCTAAGATCGAGGAGACCTTATCACCAGACTTCCTCAAGCTGGTCGGTGACTGGATTATCGAGCAGACGAAATGA
- a CDS encoding AAA family ATPase — MSTKLVFIGGPPGVGKSEVAGKLFTRLHNCVWLEGDDIWRMNPFLANDCTKNMVERNIRFLLGSYIESGFSYVLFTWVLHCDEVVNSLLMELGEHKYEFRHFTLLCDEDTLRERIAADAERTTDVNLALQRLVQARQVTSNKINTTNKSPDQIAKTLIAELVV, encoded by the coding sequence ATGTCTACAAAACTTGTGTTCATAGGTGGTCCCCCTGGCGTGGGCAAGTCAGAGGTAGCTGGAAAGCTGTTTACACGGCTTCACAACTGTGTGTGGCTTGAGGGCGACGACATTTGGAGAATGAATCCTTTCTTGGCTAATGACTGCACCAAAAACATGGTCGAACGCAATATACGCTTCCTGCTGGGTTCCTATATAGAATCTGGGTTCTCGTATGTCCTCTTCACATGGGTTTTGCACTGTGATGAAGTTGTCAATTCTCTGCTGATGGAGCTTGGTGAACACAAATATGAATTCCGCCATTTCACTCTACTATGCGATGAAGACACGTTGAGAGAACGCATTGCTGCTGATGCTGAACGCACTACTGATGTGAATCTGGCTCTTCAACGACTTGTACAAGCACGACAAGTAACTTCCAACAAGATCAATACAACTAACAAATCTCCCGACCAGATAGCTAAGACATTGATAGCAGAGCTAGTTGTATAG
- a CDS encoding serine protease — MIQDFRKAVAGIEKSVFGIGDHTGPQFRIFGTGFVIREDGWLMTNRHVLEPLLLKDGDGNISISPASRALQFVVTIRDQSGARQIGWANSRIVELVWMSQPNIATPMDVRDDIEIDGQKADLVLAPEPPDIGICKIDLSLLPPECLPLKPVRFKRSLDLLIGTPVGCLGYPQGIQGPVSTKSIMDLQCCPILQTGCISAILPHPDFPNPTQFLLDIFVNGGSSGSPLMNSDGEILGVVFAARQQFTQLQEMLPDGKLKPDKTKGVWSGTAIGCAIPSSAFIDSLSRVLPGAP; from the coding sequence ATGATTCAGGACTTTCGGAAGGCAGTCGCTGGGATCGAGAAATCGGTCTTCGGTATTGGAGATCACACGGGACCTCAGTTCAGAATCTTCGGGACGGGTTTTGTTATCCGCGAAGATGGCTGGCTAATGACCAATCGTCATGTTCTCGAACCTCTCCTCTTGAAGGATGGGGATGGCAACATTAGCATTTCACCAGCCTCCCGTGCGCTTCAGTTCGTAGTCACCATAAGAGATCAATCTGGTGCTCGACAAATAGGCTGGGCGAATTCGAGGATTGTCGAGTTGGTCTGGATGAGCCAACCAAACATTGCTACGCCGATGGACGTTCGAGATGACATTGAGATTGATGGCCAGAAGGCAGACTTGGTTCTTGCCCCAGAGCCTCCAGACATCGGTATATGTAAAATCGATCTGAGCCTTCTGCCCCCTGAATGCCTACCTCTAAAACCTGTTCGATTCAAGAGATCCCTAGATCTGCTCATTGGGACTCCGGTTGGTTGTCTCGGATACCCCCAAGGAATCCAAGGTCCAGTATCTACTAAGTCAATCATGGATTTACAATGCTGCCCGATACTTCAGACCGGCTGCATATCAGCGATACTACCACATCCGGACTTTCCCAATCCAACCCAGTTTCTTCTTGATATTTTCGTCAACGGCGGCAGCAGCGGATCGCCATTGATGAACAGTGACGGTGAGATCTTGGGAGTAGTGTTCGCAGCTCGTCAGCAGTTCACACAACTCCAAGAAATGCTTCCGGACGGAAAACTGAAACCCGACAAGACCAAAGGTGTGTGGTCTGGAACCGCGATAGGTTGCGCAATACCAAGTTCCGCGTTCATCGACTCTCTGAGTCGGGTATTGCCGGGTGCCCCATAG
- a CDS encoding vitamin B12-dependent ribonucleotide reductase → MKVQRFFTHEGESPYSRINFTKRSSKITYPDGSVVFEHNDVEVPETWSQVAVDILAQKYFRKASVPQKDEHGDVIKDDAGQVVTGGETDARQVFHRMAGCWQHWGQKYGYFDSEHDSRNFYDEMCYMLASQIAAPNSPQWFNTGLHYAYGIEGVPQGHYYVDPDTHTLTQSSNAYERPQPHACFIQSINDDLVNEGGIMDLWVREARLFKFGSGTGTNFSSIRGCGETLSGGGNSSGLMSFLRIGDRAAGAIKSGGTTRRAAKMVTLDLDHPDIEDFVAWKVVEEQKVAAMVAGSRIIRDHLKAIVSAARVADNNGDEVFETDPEKNPALKQAIKRSRRYAVPSAYVKKILDLADQGFSDIEFITLDTNWEGDAYATVSGQNSNNSVRIPNSFFERLKEGGDWNLIRRTDGEVSKTLPAAELWEKITYAAWACADPGVQFDTTINEWHTCPEDGRINGSNPCSEYMFLDDTACNLASINVAKFLREDGSYDIEGFLHAVRLWTIVLEISVLMASYPSRRIAQRSYEFRTLGLGFANVGTLLMRMGLPYDSPEGYAWAGALSAILTGQSYVTSAEMAKELGPFPTFFRNRDAMLRVIRNHRRAAFNTERTEYEALTVKPTGINPNYAPEELVSAARQVWDLALEMGEVHGYRNAQVSVIAPTGTIGLIMDCDTTGIEPDFALVKFKKLAGGGYFKIMNNSVSIALEKLGYESSQIDEIVRYATGHRTLKQAPFINHESLQAKGFTQTELDAVEDSLPDAFDVSLAFGKTNLDDEFLKETLGLSDDTINALDFNLLNELGFTADQIEAANEFCCGTMTIEGAPHLDPKHLSVFDCANRCGKKGKRFISFESHIRMMGAAQPFISGAISKTINMPSEASVDDVKRAYRTAWETMNKSIAIYRDGSKLSQPLMTELIKDESDADGLTIENVAESMSEKLVYRYLAKRRKLPSRRGGYTQKAQVGGHKIYLRTGEYTDGTLGEIFLDMHREGAAFRSLMNSFAIAISLGLQHGVPLEEFAEAFLFSRFEPNGFVSGNRSIKRATSIIDYIFRELAITYLDRTDLAQVSDDDLRHDALGAPSDESIEYVAEETVKHGVAASRGAEDIRTDHLTVGTEPDGKGNGNGNGHGSITDSMSQQGGDGHGDQVEYEVASAGHATAEAVLEYVAAPATQSSEGGRSHRLQQEIRTARLKGYEGDMCSECGQFTMVRNGTCLKCDTCGGTSGCS, encoded by the coding sequence TTGAAAGTTCAGCGGTTTTTCACGCATGAGGGGGAGTCCCCTTATAGCCGCATCAATTTCACCAAGCGTTCCTCGAAGATTACTTATCCGGATGGATCAGTTGTCTTTGAACACAATGATGTCGAAGTTCCCGAAACCTGGTCTCAGGTGGCAGTGGATATTCTGGCTCAGAAGTATTTCAGGAAAGCCAGTGTTCCTCAGAAGGATGAGCACGGCGACGTTATCAAAGATGATGCCGGCCAGGTTGTAACCGGCGGCGAAACTGACGCGCGCCAGGTATTCCACCGCATGGCAGGGTGCTGGCAACATTGGGGACAAAAGTACGGTTATTTCGATTCTGAGCACGATTCTCGGAATTTCTATGATGAAATGTGCTACATGCTGGCGTCGCAGATCGCGGCACCCAATTCCCCGCAGTGGTTCAACACCGGTCTTCATTACGCTTATGGTATCGAGGGTGTTCCCCAGGGACATTATTATGTTGATCCGGACACGCACACTCTGACCCAGTCGAGCAATGCATATGAACGTCCCCAGCCGCACGCCTGTTTCATTCAGTCGATCAACGACGATCTGGTCAATGAAGGCGGCATCATGGACCTCTGGGTACGGGAGGCTCGCCTGTTTAAGTTCGGTTCTGGTACAGGCACTAACTTCTCCAGCATCCGTGGTTGCGGTGAGACTCTATCCGGCGGTGGAAACTCATCTGGGTTGATGTCCTTCCTGCGGATAGGCGACCGGGCTGCCGGGGCGATCAAGTCTGGTGGTACAACCCGTCGGGCTGCAAAGATGGTGACGCTCGATCTGGACCATCCCGATATCGAGGATTTCGTGGCCTGGAAGGTCGTCGAAGAACAAAAAGTCGCCGCTATGGTTGCTGGGTCGCGTATTATCCGCGATCATCTGAAAGCGATTGTTTCCGCCGCCAGGGTTGCTGACAACAATGGCGACGAAGTTTTCGAGACTGACCCTGAAAAGAACCCGGCTCTTAAGCAGGCTATCAAGCGGTCGCGAAGATATGCTGTCCCCAGTGCTTATGTGAAGAAGATTCTCGACCTGGCCGATCAGGGTTTCAGCGACATTGAATTTATCACCCTCGATACCAACTGGGAGGGTGACGCGTACGCTACCGTATCCGGTCAGAACTCTAACAACTCGGTCAGAATTCCCAACAGTTTCTTTGAAAGACTCAAAGAGGGGGGCGACTGGAACCTCATTCGTCGTACCGATGGTGAGGTCTCGAAAACACTGCCAGCCGCCGAGCTATGGGAAAAAATCACCTATGCCGCCTGGGCCTGTGCCGATCCCGGAGTGCAGTTTGATACCACTATTAACGAGTGGCACACCTGCCCCGAAGATGGCCGCATCAACGGTTCCAATCCCTGCTCCGAGTATATGTTTCTTGATGACACCGCCTGCAATCTGGCCTCGATCAACGTCGCCAAGTTCCTTCGCGAAGATGGCTCCTACGACATTGAGGGCTTTCTTCATGCGGTTCGGTTGTGGACGATAGTACTGGAAATCTCCGTGCTGATGGCCTCCTATCCATCCCGACGGATCGCCCAACGTAGCTACGAATTCCGGACGCTCGGTCTGGGCTTTGCCAACGTCGGGACACTCCTGATGCGAATGGGGCTTCCGTACGATTCGCCCGAAGGGTATGCCTGGGCAGGAGCTCTTTCCGCCATACTGACCGGGCAGTCCTACGTGACCTCGGCCGAGATGGCCAAAGAGTTGGGACCATTCCCGACTTTCTTCCGCAACCGCGATGCCATGCTGCGGGTCATTCGCAACCACCGCCGTGCGGCCTTCAATACTGAACGTACGGAGTATGAAGCCCTGACCGTCAAGCCGACTGGTATCAATCCCAACTATGCCCCGGAGGAACTTGTCTCGGCGGCTCGTCAGGTGTGGGATCTAGCCCTGGAGATGGGCGAGGTGCATGGTTACCGCAACGCCCAGGTTTCGGTCATTGCCCCCACCGGCACGATCGGTTTGATCATGGATTGTGATACCACCGGTATCGAACCCGACTTCGCCCTGGTTAAATTTAAGAAACTGGCCGGCGGCGGCTATTTCAAGATCATGAATAATTCGGTGTCAATCGCGCTGGAGAAACTCGGCTATGAATCCAGCCAAATTGACGAAATTGTCCGTTATGCCACCGGCCACCGGACACTCAAACAGGCGCCGTTCATCAATCACGAATCCCTGCAAGCCAAAGGTTTCACCCAGACGGAGCTGGATGCCGTCGAGGACTCGCTGCCGGATGCTTTTGATGTTTCGCTTGCTTTCGGCAAGACCAATCTTGATGACGAATTCTTAAAAGAAACACTCGGGTTGTCCGATGACACCATCAACGCGCTTGATTTCAATCTGTTGAATGAACTCGGATTTACGGCCGACCAGATCGAAGCAGCCAATGAATTCTGCTGTGGCACGATGACCATTGAGGGAGCGCCACACCTGGACCCGAAACACCTGTCCGTGTTTGATTGTGCCAACCGTTGCGGCAAGAAGGGTAAACGCTTCATCAGTTTTGAATCACACATCAGGATGATGGGAGCGGCCCAACCGTTCATATCGGGAGCCATATCCAAGACGATCAATATGCCGAGTGAAGCTTCTGTCGATGACGTGAAGCGCGCCTACCGAACGGCCTGGGAGACCATGAACAAGTCGATCGCAATCTACCGTGATGGCTCCAAGCTCAGCCAGCCGTTGATGACAGAGTTGATTAAGGATGAATCCGATGCCGATGGTCTCACGATTGAAAACGTCGCGGAGAGTATGTCGGAGAAGCTCGTCTATCGATACCTTGCCAAGCGTCGCAAGCTGCCCTCCCGTCGCGGCGGCTACACTCAGAAGGCACAGGTCGGGGGACACAAGATATACCTGCGCACAGGGGAATATACTGACGGTACGCTCGGCGAGATTTTCCTCGACATGCACCGCGAGGGAGCAGCGTTTCGTTCCCTGATGAACTCGTTTGCCATCGCCATCTCACTCGGTCTTCAGCACGGGGTGCCGTTGGAGGAGTTCGCCGAAGCGTTCCTGTTCAGTCGTTTCGAACCCAACGGTTTTGTCAGCGGCAATCGTTCGATCAAACGGGCGACGTCGATCATTGACTATATTTTCCGCGAACTGGCCATCACTTATCTCGACCGCACCGACCTGGCCCAGGTTTCCGACGACGACCTGCGTCACGATGCGCTGGGTGCGCCGTCCGATGAGTCAATCGAATACGTGGCCGAGGAGACAGTCAAACATGGTGTTGCCGCCAGTCGGGGTGCCGAGGATATTCGGACCGATCATCTGACGGTTGGAACCGAACCGGACGGCAAGGGAAACGGGAATGGGAATGGACACGGAAGTATCACGGACAGTATGAGCCAGCAAGGAGGCGATGGCCATGGTGATCAGGTGGAGTACGAAGTTGCGTCAGCGGGTCATGCAACGGCGGAGGCGGTGCTTGAGTATGTCGCAGCACCGGCAACTCAATCTTCGGAAGGGGGGCGGAGCCATCGGCTCCAGCAGGAGATTCGAACCGCACGCCTCAAAGGATACGAAGGAGATATGTGTTCGGAATGCGGGCAGTTTACGATGGTTCGTAATGGTACGTGCCTCAAATGCGATACTTGCGGAGGGACCAGCGGCTGTAGCTAA
- a CDS encoding DUF2975 domain-containing protein, translating to MSNHDQTEQSRSLKVAWFFVNVVYWLGWVAAALLAVMVIAMWAMDFNVRYATLPVDVSLVEGSTGEILEPIHDRGSLPVAGFSNVRVRTEKMPGLQYMMLMPIILLAGFQWIVLMLRKFLQNVRDKSPFVPENSLLLNRIGWLVVVGGPVYGMFNHIYAKVYINLLDIPGSSIEPMQNAGGITILAGLIIVVIAQVYDAAVKMKADADLTI from the coding sequence ATGTCAAACCATGATCAGACTGAGCAATCTCGTTCTTTGAAGGTTGCCTGGTTCTTTGTAAATGTTGTCTACTGGCTGGGTTGGGTGGCTGCAGCGCTTCTTGCGGTGATGGTGATCGCGATGTGGGCAATGGATTTCAACGTCAGATACGCCACATTACCAGTGGATGTGAGTCTGGTGGAGGGTAGTACAGGCGAGATTCTGGAACCCATACATGACAGGGGTTCTCTACCTGTGGCAGGGTTCAGCAATGTTAGAGTGCGGACTGAGAAGATGCCGGGATTGCAGTATATGATGTTGATGCCAATTATCCTGCTGGCTGGGTTTCAGTGGATCGTACTGATGCTCCGCAAATTCCTGCAAAACGTTCGGGACAAATCTCCTTTTGTTCCAGAGAATTCGTTGTTACTCAACAGGATAGGTTGGTTGGTAGTCGTCGGAGGGCCAGTCTATGGTATGTTCAATCACATTTATGCCAAAGTTTATATCAACCTTTTGGACATACCCGGATCAAGTATCGAGCCGATGCAGAACGCCGGTGGAATCACTATTCTAGCTGGTTTGATAATCGTTGTCATTGCTCAGGTTTATGATGCTGCCGTCAAAATGAAGGCGGATGCGGACCTGACTATCTGA
- a CDS encoding helix-turn-helix transcriptional regulator — MPIVVNLDFLLLKRKMSLTELSRKVGLTLANLSILKQNKARAIRFSTLEAICKALDCQPENLLEYVPEDQASLRTGRK; from the coding sequence ATGCCTATAGTCGTAAATCTCGATTTTCTGCTGCTGAAGCGGAAAATGTCGCTTACCGAGTTGTCCCGGAAAGTCGGATTGACTCTGGCTAATCTCTCAATCCTGAAGCAGAACAAAGCACGAGCGATCCGATTTTCGACTCTGGAGGCAATTTGTAAAGCTCTTGATTGTCAGCCAGAGAACCTTTTGGAGTATGTTCCTGAGGATCAGGCTTCACTCAGAACGGGGCGAAAATAA
- the pgsA gene encoding CDP-diacylglycerol--glycerol-3-phosphate 3-phosphatidyltransferase, with protein MNTPNKLTLLRIVIAPIFMYFFILDNFYAKLLALGLFIIAALTDLADGYYARKYGIVTGFGKFMDPLADKILVSCALISFIALGIASPLPVMLIVGREFAVTGLRLLAAYRSVLIPSSGFAKVKTFLQLTVVGAVLAYLNLIMVLEHYNSPAVEMLTFDYPFYFDLALWITAGVTLWTGISYVVKYFYMVKTVLK; from the coding sequence ATGAACACCCCGAATAAATTGACACTGTTGCGGATTGTTATCGCTCCGATTTTTATGTACTTCTTTATTCTGGACAACTTCTATGCCAAGCTGCTGGCGCTTGGGCTTTTCATCATTGCTGCTTTGACAGATCTGGCCGACGGGTATTATGCTCGCAAGTATGGCATTGTGACGGGGTTCGGGAAGTTCATGGATCCCCTGGCCGACAAGATACTGGTCTCTTGTGCACTGATATCATTCATTGCGCTGGGGATTGCTTCGCCGCTGCCGGTTATGTTGATCGTTGGACGTGAGTTTGCTGTCACAGGATTGCGGCTGTTGGCCGCCTATCGATCTGTTTTAATTCCATCGAGTGGGTTTGCCAAAGTCAAGACGTTCCTTCAACTCACGGTAGTCGGGGCAGTTCTGGCCTATTTAAATCTTATTATGGTGCTTGAGCATTACAACAGCCCAGCGGTTGAGATGCTCACCTTTGACTACCCGTTCTACTTCGATCTGGCCTTGTGGATCACGGCGGGAGTTACACTGTGGACGGGTATCAGCTATGTTGTTAAGTACTTCTATATGGTCAAAACGGTCCTGAAGTAG
- a CDS encoding phosphatidylglycerophosphatase A yields MKRIAIKMIASGFYSGYSPLIPGTTGTIPAWLIAYYLIAGNLSVLIAATVVTTALSIWVAGEAESYYGHDSKKIVMDEWAGMFIAIILVPFSLTNYAIAFVAFRIFDVIKLPPAAQAERLPRGWGVTMDDVVAGIQANIATRVVIFAMGYFGV; encoded by the coding sequence ATGAAACGAATCGCCATCAAGATGATAGCTTCCGGTTTCTATTCCGGCTACTCGCCTCTCATTCCGGGGACGACAGGTACGATTCCGGCCTGGCTGATTGCTTACTATCTGATCGCCGGAAACCTGTCCGTATTAATCGCTGCTACCGTTGTTACAACTGCTCTGTCGATCTGGGTGGCAGGCGAGGCGGAATCCTATTATGGTCACGACTCCAAGAAGATCGTGATGGACGAGTGGGCGGGAATGTTCATTGCAATAATCCTGGTGCCCTTTTCGTTGACTAACTATGCCATTGCCTTTGTCGCCTTTCGGATATTTGACGTAATAAAGCTTCCTCCGGCGGCTCAGGCCGAACGGCTTCCGCGCGGATGGGGCGTAACTATGGATGATGTGGTGGCTGGTATCCAGGCCAATATTGCGACTCGGGTTGTGATTTTCGCCATGGGCTACTTCGGTGTCTGA
- a CDS encoding competence/damage-inducible protein A: MNCEIITIGDEIMTGHRVDTNAAFIAQQLTRIGLDVRYRSSVGDSLDGMEECFRLALKRARVVITTGGLGPTDDDITKRAIVKVFKRNLIFHEEILNDISQRFAERGLEMPAINQNQALLPQGATLFPNKHGSALGICIAEEGRIFIALPGVPFEMEQILRDEIVPYLQRMNIGAPMNVVSLRTIGLVESKLAELITPELSLTAGVQMAYLPAPSGIELRVLATANTEDEARDKVQGVIRSIEKVAGRYIFGRDDDTLEGVVAQLLVDNDRTLAVAESCTGGQLGQLVTSVSGSSKYFLGGVISYADEVKIDQLEVKADTIEKHGAVSEACAIEMAEGCRKKFDSDYALSITGIAGPEGGSEDKPVGTTFIGLSSLHDSYARRFSLGTLRGINRTRAVYAAIEMLRREILDIKPDHH, encoded by the coding sequence ATGAATTGTGAGATAATCACTATTGGCGACGAGATAATGACCGGCCATCGGGTCGATACCAATGCCGCATTTATCGCCCAGCAGTTGACTCGAATTGGTCTCGACGTAAGATACCGTAGTTCGGTGGGTGATTCGCTGGACGGGATGGAAGAGTGCTTTCGGCTGGCGCTGAAACGGGCGCGGGTGGTTATCACTACCGGCGGACTGGGACCGACCGACGATGACATTACCAAGCGCGCTATCGTGAAAGTCTTCAAGCGCAACCTGATCTTCCACGAGGAGATCCTCAACGACATCAGTCAACGTTTTGCCGAACGCGGACTTGAAATGCCGGCAATCAATCAGAACCAGGCACTTCTGCCTCAGGGAGCGACGCTCTTCCCCAATAAGCATGGCTCGGCATTGGGAATCTGCATTGCGGAAGAGGGCCGGATATTCATTGCTCTACCCGGGGTTCCATTTGAGATGGAACAGATATTGCGCGATGAAATCGTTCCGTACTTACAGCGTATGAACATCGGTGCGCCGATGAACGTGGTTAGTCTGAGAACAATCGGCCTGGTGGAATCAAAACTGGCTGAATTGATTACCCCTGAGTTGAGTCTGACGGCTGGAGTTCAAATGGCTTACTTGCCTGCTCCGAGTGGAATTGAATTACGCGTTTTAGCTACTGCCAACACCGAGGACGAAGCCAGGGATAAAGTTCAGGGAGTTATCAGGTCCATCGAGAAAGTGGCGGGGCGGTATATTTTCGGACGTGACGATGACACTCTCGAAGGAGTAGTGGCGCAACTTCTCGTGGACAATGATCGCACTCTGGCCGTAGCCGAATCATGCACCGGCGGACAATTGGGTCAACTCGTGACCTCTGTTTCTGGATCGTCAAAGTATTTTCTTGGCGGAGTGATTTCGTACGCCGATGAGGTCAAGATCGATCAACTAGAGGTCAAAGCAGATACCATTGAGAAACATGGGGCGGTCTCCGAAGCATGTGCCATTGAAATGGCAGAAGGATGTCGCAAGAAATTCGACTCCGACTATGCTCTTTCGATTACCGGTATCGCCGGCCCCGAGGGGGGGAGTGAGGACAAACCGGTGGGAACTACCTTCATTGGGTTGTCCTCGCTTCACGATTCCTATGCTCGACGCTTCAGCCTTGGAACTCTGCGCGGCATTAACCGCACCCGCGCCGTCTATGCTGCGATCGAGATGTTGCGACGAGAGATACTGGACATTAAGCCAGACCACCATTAA